In the genome of Thermoproteota archaeon, the window AGCCGATGCACTCCTAGTGAGTGATAACCCCTGGATGAGGATCAGAAAGGCGGCAGATGTAGTGGAGCAGTTCACCGCTGCCATAGGAACCCCTTACGTAGTCCCTTCATGTCCTCGGTGCAATCAGCCCCTTACTCAGACCCCAACTGGTAAGCTGTTCTGTCCTTACTGCCATGCCGAATACGCCCTTACAGAAGCTAGCGGAAGGGTGCATGGAGAGAGGGATTTTCCGACAAGAATTGTCATTGAGAGACCGGTGAGAGTTGATGATCCAGCTTTTGACCACTTCTTAGTTAAGAAGGTTCTAGAGGGGATCAAGAGCAAATACGGGATCGAATACGAGTTAGAGGAGGACGATGGGTATTGTACGGCTATCCTGTTGAGCGAGAGGCTGGGTAACGAGGAGTACAAGAAACTCGTCAGGGCGATCCACTGGACGGTCAGCAGAGCGGAGGAAAAGGGAAACGTGAGGTGATCAAATGCAAGTGGGTCTAGGGAAGATAAGCGTTCTCGGTAGAGAGTTGCCTTTCCTGACATTTTCTAACAGGGCACTCGCCATCGCTAAGGGAAGTGATCGTATTGCGATCATTCCATTCCGATATAAGGAGGGCATCTACGTCTACGACCGAGGCCATTGGATAGTGAGCTCCATAGAGGAGCTGGACGGCAAGGGCCTCTTCCCGCAATATGTGGAGTCCATGCTTCAGGCTGATCTTAATGAGGTCAAGGAGGGTCTCAGCGAGCTTCTAGAGGATACACCGATTCTTGATGACTTGGAGGGGTTTTTAGAGGAGTTAAGGAGGACTATTGAACCCAAGAAGCTAGAAGTGGATGAAAACACAACCCTGACTATACTTGATGAGGCTTCAACCGACATCGTGAAGATACATCCCGCTGTTGGGATTGTTGAATTGGCTCGGCCAGGAGTGGGCTACGAGAAAAAGGCCTACGTGGGAGTTTGGAAGGATGTCATAGAGGAGAGGAGGAAGATACGGAAAGATGGATCTGAGGAGGTAAAGAGGATATTCAAGAAGAAGTTGTTTCTAATACTCGAGGATGGAAGCGAGTTTCTGGGTGAGGATGAGTATCTCTTCGATAATTTCGGGATTCACCTCTCGTATAAGCCAGTACTCCTCCAAAGTGGATGGTCTGGAATCTTACTAGAGAGAGCTCCCTCCACTATCTATATTCAGTTGATCAGATTACTCAAGGAGTACATAGAGCTGAAGCATGATGAGTTCTACGATGTAGTAGCACTATGGGCTATAGGGACCTACTTCTTCCATCTCTTCCCCGCCTACCCCTATCTAGACCTCAATGGTCCCAAGCAATCTGGAAAGACGAAACTCCTCACCATCCTATCTCTGATATGCTTCAATGCCGTGTACACATCGAACATGAGCATTGCGGCTCTTTACAGGATAGTTCAGAACATGAGAGCCTCTGTTCTCTTGGATGAAGCTGAGAGCTTGGCAAAGAGTAATGAGAGGAGTCGGGAACTCATGAGTCTCCTTCTTCAAGGATACAAGTCTGGAGCTGTGGTGTACAGAGCCGAGAAGAATAAGAACGATGCCTTCATTCCCCAAGGTTTTGAGGTCTACAGTCCAAAGGCCCTAGCCCATATATCAGCCATTAACGATGTCTTACTTGACAGAACCATTCCGATAACCACTATTAAGACCCTTAATCCCAAGATATCAGCTAGAGAGGTTGATTCAACCGATGCCATATGGAAAGAAGTCAAGAACTCCCTGTACACATTCTACCTAAAGCATTGGAGGGAAGTCAAAGAGATCAGCGATGAATTGACCAGCGTTGATGAATTGGGAGCGAACCAAGGGAGCTTAGCCATCAAGGTGCTCAGAACTAGGGGAAGGGAATGGGAGCTGTGGCGCCCCCTGTTCGTGCTCGCCAAGTTATTCGAGAGGTATGGTATAGATGACTTAGTTCAGAGGGTTCTCAGGGCCGCTGAGATAATACTCAAGCATAAGCTCACATTGGAGGATACCGAGAGCACAGACATGCTGGTTATCAGAACCCTACTTGGAGTGTTAGATGAGCGCGGAGAGGGATTCGTCCCAGTTAGAGAGATAACAGAGAGAGTGAAGGATGTTCTAGAGGAAGAGGGAGAAGATCCAAGCAAGATCAATTCTCGTAGGATTGGTAGGATCTTAGGTAAGCTAGGGCTGGAGAAAAGACGCGTGAATGGACTCAGCGAGTGGAAACTCACGAGGACAGTCATTGAAGACTTGGCCAGGAGGGCAGGCATACTCGACCTTGATGGTGGCATTAATGCTACTGATGATGAATCGCCACCTTCGGATGCACCCTCAGAGGTCAATACCGAAAGCTCACAAGGTGAGCTTTCAGGACATAAATATGATGATAGCGTTGTCATTGAATCTTATTCGGATGATAGAACCCTCATTCAAGAAGAAAAGCCTCTCTCCGAGTCTAACAACTATGGTGATCATAGTCGAGGTAGCATAGTGGCAAGTGATAGCATTTCTCGGGAGGTAGAATATGGTGATAGTGAAGATGGAGATATTGAATGCCCTCTATGTGGTACCCACTTCCATGATCCTCTGGATATGAAGTCCCATACAGTGGAGGAGCATGGCAAGTTCAACCCCTTAGTCATCGCCCTCGATCTCTGGGTCACTGATGAGAGTGATGTGAGCAGAGCTCATAGGTTAGAGAACCTAGCTAGAAGGATTGGTATAGAGAGGCCCACTTTAGGTGATATAGATCAGCTGAGGACAATGCTGGAGGGTTTCAAGGAGAAGGGCGATCTGCAGAGCTGGCTAAACTTCATAAGCTCATGGAGAGGTGAGTAGGTGCAGTTACTTCTCGATAATGAGGTAATCGCCCTCTTGAGGGAGTTATTGGGCGGGAGAAGGGTGAAGATCGTAACAGAGCACGACTTCGGCGTGGCTCTTACATCAAGCGGAGCGGCCAATCCAGTAATAAAAGATGAATCCATATTCAAAGAGACCATAGAAGTTGATTACAAGGCGGCATTCACCTTTATCCTCCCAAGTTTTGTTATCCTCCTCTTGGATGTAGAGAAGAGAGGGAGGGAGTTTGGATATGCTTTCGTCTTCCTTCCTGAACAGTTTCATCTAGCTGAGATAATTGGAGAGATGTCATTAGTGGCAATAGCTAGTAGAAAGGGCAAGGTCAATCTGATCGAACTAGGTAGAGGAGCAATAAGGGAAGTTCATCTTCTCAAGTTAAGGCATCTCTTCCCAGAGCTTATCTCAATTCACCAGAAACATGGGCTGGATCTACTGAAAGCCGCGTTTCCAGAGGCTGATTGGATAGTGGAGTACCAAACTAGGGAGCTTCAAGTGTCTGGTGAGAAATATGGAGGTTAGGTACGTCTCCCACATTCCTCGGGATGTTAGGAGGCTTGGTTCCTACCAGGGTGAGGGCTACACCCTGGCCCTCTTTCGGAATGGGAGCGCTTACTACGCGCTGCTGGATGTCGGCAACGAGCTATACAACCTGGCGATGAAGGTCCATGCAAAGGGACCAGAGGAAGCCCTTTCTCTCTTTTTTGCCGAATTGGGGATTCTCCCCATCCAAAAGAAGGTAGGAGGTGATATGAACGAGTTGTGAGGTATTCTGGTCTTGGTATTTAGTCGGGGAGAGGATCTTCTCCCTCTCTAATATTCCTCTCTTCCCAGATGAGGAAGACGAGGAGGACCCTGAAGATGAGGCTCCAAGGCCTGACATTGATCTACCTCCCGGAGTTGACCCAAGAGATGAGCCAGATTGCGATGACGAGGAAGGAGATGAGGAAGAAATTCAGGGAATCGCTGCGGGAAATTCTCACCTTCCATCCTCCGAAGATGAGAAACTCAGGCCTCCATTCTCCCCTTTTCACCTGTGGGAGGGAGTAAGGTGAGGGAAATTTTCGAGGTACCTAGGCAGAAGGGTACATGGGATCGGGGCATCGATTACGACCTGCTGAGAAAAAGGCTTCTTAGACTGTATAGGAGGATGAGGGAGAAGGCTGAAAAGTCGAGGAGGTATCGCAAGAGGTTAGCCCTAACCATGGTGCTCATGCTTCAGCTCAGGAACGGATGCAGAGTTAGTGAGGCAGTCGAGGCTTTACAGAAGATGGCCTCAACTGGACAGAGGAAGGTGATGGTCAGAGTTAGGAAGGTCAAGAAGGAGGAGAAGGAGAGGGAAGTTGTGCTTCCCAAGTCAGTCCCTGACTCCGATCTCAGGCTAGTGAGGGAGGATGCCAAGACCCTCACCGTCGACCAGGTCAAGAGCTTCGCCAGATATAACTTGGGAATAAATACGCACACACTCAGATATGCCTTCATCACGGATATGACCCTAAGACAGGGGATTCAGCCAAACTTAGTTGCTAAAATCACTGGGCATGTGAACCTAGACCATCTAATCACTTACACCCAGGGGATCAAGGCCGAAGAGCTCCTAGAAAACGCCTATGACTGGTAAGGTGGTAACATGGTCTTGTGTGGTAAGTGGAAAGAAAGAGTTGACTTCTTGGAGATGCAAAATTATCTCCTGAGTGAGAGGGTTAAGGAGTTAGAGAAGGTGGTGAGCCAGGATAAACTGGATCTGGTGAAAGAGATTGAGAAGTGGAAGGATAAGGCCTCGAAACTCGAGTCTGAGTTGAATGCGATCAGAAACTCCAGAGGAAGCTACTATCAATGGTATTTGAGTGAATTAAAGCAGAGAGAACAGGTGGAGGAGCGCCTCAGAAGGGCTTACAAGAAGATAGAGAAGCAGTCATCTCTCATCAGTAAGTTAGAGGATAATGTGAAGGAGCTAGAGATGCTGCTCAAGAATTCTAAGGAACATAATAAGGAGCTAGAGAGTAAAATCTCTAGCCTTTCCTTAGAATTGTCTCTAAAGGGAAGTTATATAAAGACACTCGAAGAAGAAAAGAAGAAACTTGAGGAGGAAATAAATTCGTTGAAGAACTCTGTATCCATCAAGGAGGAGGATCACTACACAGAGATCGTTCTTCCTCCCGAGGTAAGTGAGAAAGTTACTGAATTGATTGAACTCATCAAAAACGATAACTGGCTCGTTTACATGCTCGACATGAGGGAGAAGTTCATAGAAAACGATAAAGAGCCGTACAAAGTAAAAGGACTGATTTCGGGAGAGGTATTTACTAGGTATAGGGATAGTGGAACCTCTAGTCTCTACATACTCGGTAGAGATGTCCAAATAGTAACCGAGATGAATAAACCTCCAGAGAAGCCAGATGTTAGGGAACTCATAGTGATTGAAAAGGAGGGAGAGACCTTAGGAGTACTAGTTGAGGGCAATAAGATAAGATTCGGCAGGGTTCCGAAGTTAGCCAAGCAAAGTGCTATTTTCATGAAGCATCCAAAGGTTCCAGAGCCGACGATTGAGAAGGCATTGGTTACGGCTCTCATACGCTATTATAACTTCTATGACACTGATCATAAGCTTGGAATATTCATTATGGAGGTCTTCCCACTCCTGAAGATGTTGGGGATTGAACCAACGCTACCTATAGATACCTGGTACTCATCCGAAAATAAATCCAAGAATGTGACATTCTGGAGTTTGGAAAGAGTTTACAGTTACTATATAGGAGCTCTTAGAGACCCAAAGAAGCATATCAACATAAATGGATTATATTTCAAGGCAGGAATGTTTCACCAGATGCTAGTCCAGCAAATAGACTTCTTCCTGAGAGAGCTTTTCTCCAAATACCCTAGTATATTGAAGAAAGTCATGGAGAAGGTGGAGAGTAAACCACCTAGCTTAGAGACTGTTAAGCTATCTGAACTCAATCTCTCAGGTAAGGAGGAAGGAACTGGGGGAGGTGGAAGAAGCTGACTGATTATCTTAAACAGATTCTCGCTGAAACTACTGCATGCGTTGGCTTCATTGGGATAAGAGGCGCGAGTAAGACTTGGACAGCTCAGTACATCTTAGAAATGCTCACCATGAGGGGATGGCATCCCCTCATCATCGATGTTAAGGGGGAGGATGAGACCCTCCATTTACCAGCCAAGGGAAATCAAGCTAGGTCGCTAAGGGCTCATGGACTGGAACCCAGAGCCTGGAAGGTCAAGTACCTGACGCCCAACTTTCCCCTGGGCATGGAGTCCATACCCCTAACATTCGATTTGGCCTCTTTAAGCATGAAGATGCTTAGCTATGGTCACTTCAGGAGTATTGAGGGTTTCTTGAGTCCATCAGAGGCTAGGGACCTATTCGACTCATACTTCAGGGCTGGCGGGCCGGATGCAAAGCTTGATGATATAATAGCCCATCTGTTGAGGAAGAGAGGAGATAGTGGAAGCTCTAGGCTTCTGGCCTTGATGACCTCTGGCTTATTTTCAGATGACAGCATCTTAGAGCCCAAGAACCTGGTCAATGTAATAGCCGAGCATGATTTCACCGTATTTTCAACGGCTTACTTCAAACCATCCTCCAGGGACCTAGCGAGGTTCGTCCTCAGCGTCGTACTGGATAACTTGATGAGTCACCTAGTTCAATCAGTTGAGGATGTGAGACTCGTCGTCCATTTTCGTGAGTTAAGGGAAGTGGCTCCAAGAACTGGCGCTATGGGCTCTCAATGGCATCTGCGTAACAGAATCGAGAACTTCGTCACGTTCCTGAGGCAGACCAAGACAGCGCTCACCAGGGTCTTCTATGAGGTTCAAAATGTGAAGAGTATACCCAAGACCCTGCTGGACAACACCCAGGCCGTTTTCGTTCATCCATTTAACCTGAAGGAGGAGGAACAGAGGAAGGAGCTGGCCAGGTACTTCCCCATCCCAGATTCCGTGGTTCACGCAATAGCTCCGCTAAGGAAGGCAATACCTGGAAAGTGGATCTTCCTCTCCAAGAGCGGGTATGCAAGCTGGGTAACCTCACCCCCTCCCCTTTCACTCAGGGTTCCAGAACCCAAGAGCCCAGAGGAGGCCAAACGCATATCTCAAATGATCTCCGAACTGGTTCCGAGGAGAGAGTTGAGGGATGAGTTCAATGCCGCCAGGAAGCGATACAAGAACTGGTTGGCTAGGGCCAGATATCTGAGGAATGAGGTTGAGGAGGAGATCGAGATGTTCGAAGAGGAACTACCTCCTCCAGAGACCATGGTGCTCTCTAAGATACCTAGGAAATTCGCCCTCTTCATGAAGTCATTCGAGCTCGCTCCTCTCGATGGTAAGGAGAAATTCATATTCAACCTCTCCCAGCCAGGTCACTGGGTGAGGAAGAGATGGGGCAGGAATGCCCAGACGTACGTCATATCAACGGCCTTGAGGGCCATGCTGAGGAACAAGAATAACAGGGCACAGCTCAGGATAGCTGGCTTTCGCTTCTTTGAGGACACTGAAGGCAACTTGCTTGGAGAAGTCGATGTAGCTAGGTACAAGGCGCACATGCAGGCCAATGGGCCCAAATATGACAAACTGATCGATAAATTCCGATGACCTCGATTTTCAAGCCTCACTCCCTCCTGCTGATTCCCCTTCTTTCGCACTCACTCCCTGTCTCCCTCATCTGTCCATTTAAATCGAAGTTTGCCGAGACTGACGGACTTTCTCAAATATCGGTCTGCATCGACAGTAATGCGAGAGAACGTTCCATAGGGCCCTTCATAAGGCTCCATTCCGCTTTCTATGAGCTGATTTCAGGAGGGATTCAATGCCTACGCACCCTAGAGTCGTGAGCTACTATACTAGAGCTGGGTATAAGCTCGAGCTCATTGTAATGGAAGTTATTGAGGAGAGCCTGGCGATATTAGGGCTAACAGACGTGAGGCTCACGAGGGTCCACTCTGGCGCTCCCTACGACATCGAGCTGATCGTAGGGGACAGGAGGGCCTTCATCGAGGTTAAAGGAGCGAGCGATGAGGACAGGCTCCAGTGGAAGGTAAACCAGGCGTTCAAGCGGGAGCACCCAGAGCCCTTCTGCGTCATTGGGGTGCTGGGATATCCTAAAGACCCCGCTTTACTGTTGAAGAAATTGGTCCCGACATGGATATGGATCAAGCCAGGGAGAGAGGGTAAGCTAGGGAGATTCAGCCCTAATAACCTGAGGAGATGGCTGAAGATAGGATCAATGATCTAAACTACACATTTTTATTTTGGGCACACATAAACTTGCATGCGGGTATCCCCCATGTGGGGGAGCGGCTCGGGGATGATGCCAGGGGTAGCCTTGGGTGGGACCCGAGCCGTCCGCTACTTCTTAAAGAGGGGCCTTAAGAACGCGATTCTTTCCTTTATGATCTCGTAGTACTCCCAGTTCCCCTTCTCGTAACCTTGCCATATGGCGCCAGACACCAGATCAGCTAGCTGGACTCCTAGATCGGCCCTTGAATCCACATGCTTCACCTCTAGATGGACTGGAGGCTTGTGGAGTAAACCCTCCGTCCAACTTAATTTACTCCTCAAATACTCATTGAACTCCCAGATCGATTTCGGACCCATGGATTTGTCATAGATGATTACCAATTTATCCCCCTCATGGATCTTCACATTGGCGTCTGAGTAGAGGCCCCATATCACATGGTGGGCTAAAATGTAGTTCCTCAAGATAGGTGGTTTACTTCTGAGATTCTCATTCACCGTTATCTTATGCAAAGTAATTCCTCCGAATTTGGTCTCCTTGAGTTTAGCATTCTCAACTACTTTCTTGAGAACGTACTTAGCTACATCATCAACCCGTCTAACCTTCTTCCTTAATCTGAATTTTATCTCATCCTCGGCGTAGCCTTTACTCCTGAGCCATTCCCTGATTCTCTGCATCTCCTTCCTAAGCCTAGCCGCCGATGGTGTGTAGACGCAACCCACAACGAAATATCGTGTGGATTTGTTGCTGAAGCCTAGATCTCCTGTTTCATCAACGAAGAGATAATGCACACTCTAAGGAGTGAAGTAAACATTTAATGTGTACCTCTAGGGATGGCCTATTCACTATGCTGAGAGAACGTTGAGAGATACCTGAGAACCTCAGGAGATGGTTGAGCTCTATAAAGGATAGTGAGAAAAATTAATAAAGTTCCTATTTCTCACTATTATTAGAAAGAGAAGTTCCTGATTCCTGTACATCTGTAACAATTGTTAACTGCATTTTATACATCTGAATGATCTCCTCCTCAGTCGTGGCGTCTTGGGGACCCTTATCGTCCCTCCATCCCATGAACCTAGGGAATCTTATCGCCAGCCCAGCGTCCCTCTTCACCTTGCCCCAGCCGCAAGTGTGAGTGGGACTGAGCGTTATCTCGTCTCCCAGCACCTGAGCTACCTTCTGAGGGACGAACCAGACGTCCGCCTCTAGATTAGATACTACGCTCGGATGCCTGTGCTCTATCTTGTAAGGTTCCAGAAGCTTCGGCAGCTCCGCGAGCTCCTCGTCGGTGAAGCCGGATCCCATCTTGCACACTGTCTTGAACACATCCTCCTCTGGCGAGTAAGCGGCCATGAGCAGGGCGCCGTAAGTGCCAGCTCTCTTGCCCTTGCCCCAGAAGGCTCCCACGACCACCAAATCCACGGGTTCCACCATCTTACTTATGTAGCTCCTCTTGAGTTTGATCCAAGACCATCCCCTGGTTCCTGCCTGGTACTGGGACTTGGGATCCTTCACCACTAGCCCTTCGGTGCCCATCTCTACCGCGTGCTCGAAGAACCTCTCCAGCTCCTCTACATTGTTATCCACCACCTCATACTGGACTACCCTCGCTTTCTCGTTCTCCTTCAGCAGATCCAGGAGGATCTTCCTCCTCTCCTCGAGTGGTTCGTCCAGCAGCTCTCTACCGTCGAGGTAGAGCACATCGAACACGTAGGTCACTGTTGGATAGGTCTTCATCGCCTCCTCAACTCCGTACTTCCTCCTCCTGTGCATCAACTCTTGGAAGGGCAGTATCTCGCCAGTATCGGGATTCACAGCCACCGTTTCGCCGTCTAGCACGACATCGTGACCCTCCACGGCCCTAGACACGAACTCCCTAACATCCGGATAGGGTTCGGTGATGTTCTCGAGCCTTCTGGAGAATATCTGAACCCTTCCATCCTTCCAGACGTGGATCTGCATCCTCTCCCCGTCGTACTTGAATTCCGCGTAAACCCTCGGCCCTATCTTGTCCA includes:
- a CDS encoding DUF3883 domain-containing protein; translation: MPTHPRVVSYYTRAGYKLELIVMEVIEESLAILGLTDVRLTRVHSGAPYDIELIVGDRRAFIEVKGASDEDRLQWKVNQAFKREHPEPFCVIGVLGYPKDPALLLKKLVPTWIWIKPGREGKLGRFSPNNLRRWLKIGSMI
- a CDS encoding DUF3800 domain-containing protein — translated: MHYLFVDETGDLGFSNKSTRYFVVGCVYTPSAARLRKEMQRIREWLRSKGYAEDEIKFRLRKKVRRVDDVAKYVLKKVVENAKLKETKFGGITLHKITVNENLRSKPPILRNYILAHHVIWGLYSDANVKIHEGDKLVIIYDKSMGPKSIWEFNEYLRSKLSWTEGLLHKPPVHLEVKHVDSRADLGVQLADLVSGAIWQGYEKGNWEYYEIIKERIAFLRPLFKK
- a CDS encoding ATP-dependent DNA ligase codes for the protein MGDILFIEVAKYYERIEATSGRLEMIDYLKKLFLETPPEILDKVVYLTLGSIAPAYEGVELGVGEKLLLKALSMATGISQDKLEAKYPELGDIGKLAEWAVENKVAQSFFTEDLTVNRVFETLRRVAEIAGEKAQDAKIRLLAGLFSDAKPLEARYIARVVTERLRLGVRDMTVLDALAEAFLKGRAFRDKLERKYNIFPDIGRIAKIVAARGFEGLEEIKLTLGIPVRPMLAQRLRSAQEIMDKIGPRVYAEFKYDGERMQIHVWKDGRVQIFSRRLENITEPYPDVREFVSRAVEGHDVVLDGETVAVNPDTGEILPFQELMHRRRKYGVEEAMKTYPTVTYVFDVLYLDGRELLDEPLEERRKILLDLLKENEKARVVQYEVVDNNVEELERFFEHAVEMGTEGLVVKDPKSQYQAGTRGWSWIKLKRSYISKMVEPVDLVVVGAFWGKGKRAGTYGALLMAAYSPEEDVFKTVCKMGSGFTDEELAELPKLLEPYKIEHRHPSVVSNLEADVWFVPQKVAQVLGDEITLSPTHTCGWGKVKRDAGLAIRFPRFMGWRDDKGPQDATTEEEIIQMYKMQLTIVTDVQESGTSLSNNSEK